A genomic segment from Modestobacter roseus encodes:
- a CDS encoding ABC transporter ATP-binding protein has translation MSGERTAALGVADTHVTAGVIDSDRGASRPGASASGALGRPDPVPGEPLLQVTDLRVQFTRGGRCVRAVNGLSYELVPGRMMAIIGESGSGKSVSSRALMGLLPPTAQITGSIRFDGRELLGLSEGELRKLRGGDIAMVFQDPARSLNPTMKIGLQITEAIRAHSDLDKKGAHARAIELLRLVRLPAPERRFHEYPHQLSGGMRQRVMIAIALAGEPRLLIADEATTALDVTTQAQIMDLLVELQERLGMAVIMISHDLGLAASYAQDVVVMYAGRAVEHAPTRTLFANVRMPYTRALLGAIPALEREPHSLLPVTPGQPPDLAALPKGCPFRPRCANATDTCLEEPALLEHEPEHSYACWHPCGTEDRAAGNRATDNRATEIGEQR, from the coding sequence ATGAGCGGCGAGCGGACGGCGGCCCTCGGGGTCGCGGACACCCACGTGACGGCGGGGGTGATCGACTCCGACCGCGGGGCCTCGCGTCCCGGTGCGTCGGCCTCCGGCGCGCTCGGCCGCCCGGACCCGGTGCCGGGGGAGCCGTTGCTGCAGGTGACGGACCTGCGGGTGCAGTTCACCCGCGGTGGCCGGTGCGTGCGGGCGGTCAACGGGTTGTCCTACGAGCTGGTGCCCGGCCGGATGATGGCGATCATCGGGGAGTCCGGCTCCGGCAAGAGCGTCAGCTCCCGGGCGCTGATGGGCCTGCTGCCGCCCACCGCGCAGATCACCGGGTCGATCCGCTTCGACGGCCGGGAGCTGCTCGGGCTCTCCGAGGGGGAGCTGCGCAAGCTGCGCGGCGGTGACATCGCCATGGTGTTCCAGGACCCGGCGCGGTCGCTGAACCCGACGATGAAGATCGGCCTGCAGATCACCGAGGCGATCCGGGCGCACAGCGACCTGGACAAGAAGGGCGCCCACGCCCGGGCCATCGAGCTGCTCCGGCTGGTGCGGCTGCCGGCGCCCGAGCGGCGCTTCCACGAGTACCCGCACCAGCTGTCGGGCGGCATGCGGCAGCGGGTGATGATCGCGATCGCCCTCGCCGGCGAACCGCGGCTGCTGATCGCGGACGAGGCGACCACGGCGCTCGACGTCACCACCCAGGCGCAGATCATGGACCTGCTCGTCGAGCTGCAGGAGCGGCTCGGCATGGCCGTGATCATGATCAGTCACGACCTGGGCCTGGCGGCCAGCTACGCCCAGGACGTCGTGGTCATGTACGCCGGCCGGGCGGTGGAGCACGCGCCCACCCGCACCCTGTTCGCCAACGTGCGGATGCCCTACACCCGGGCGCTCCTCGGGGCGATCCCCGCGCTGGAGCGGGAGCCGCACTCGCTGCTGCCGGTCACCCCGGGTCAGCCGCCGGACCTCGCCGCGCTGCCGAAGGGCTGCCCCTTCCGGCCGCGCTGCGCCAACGCCACCGACACGTGCCTGGAGGAGCCCGCCCTCCTCGAGCACGAGCCGGAGCACTCGTACGCGTGCTGGCACCCCTGCGGCACCGAGGACCGTGCGGCCGGCAACCGTGCCACCGACAACCGTGCCACCGAGATCGGGGAGCAGCGATGA
- a CDS encoding AMP-binding protein yields MRVPLTTRDFLDRAELVYGDRIGVVDEPAQPAPSLGPTTHRELARRARAVQAGLDALGVGEGERVAVVSHNSARLLELLYAVPSSGRVLVPVNFRLQAEEVRYIVEHSGAEVLLVDPELAPTLDGVGARHRFVLGEDYDTGLLRPDAEPRPWAEPDEDATATINYTSGTTARPKGVQLTHRNVWLNAVTFGMHMQVSDRDVYLHTLPMFHCNGWGLLYTVAGLGGTQVVLRKVDGAEILRRVEEHGVTLMAGAPAVWNAVLDAAAEWDGPVPGRDQVRIVVAGAPPPSRTIARVEEELGWQFNQIYGLTETSPLLTVNRPRAEYDGLDPEERARALSRAGAPALGTRITTSESGEVLARGNTVLAGYWANPQASADALDGGWFHTGDGGTVDAEGVLTISDRKKDVIITGGENVSSIEVEDAVFSHPAVAEVAVIGVPDEKWGEMVTALVVLAEGAETTEGEIIAHCRARLAGYKAPKRVEFRPAIPRTATGKVQKFKLREAFWEGQDRKVH; encoded by the coding sequence ATGCGCGTGCCCTTGACCACCCGTGACTTCCTCGACCGCGCCGAGCTCGTCTACGGCGACCGGATCGGCGTCGTCGACGAGCCGGCCCAGCCGGCGCCGTCGCTGGGACCGACCACCCACCGCGAGCTGGCCCGCCGCGCCCGCGCCGTCCAGGCCGGCCTCGACGCGCTCGGCGTGGGGGAGGGCGAGCGGGTGGCGGTGGTCAGCCACAACTCCGCCCGGCTGCTGGAGCTGCTCTACGCCGTCCCGTCCTCCGGGCGCGTGCTGGTGCCGGTCAACTTCCGGCTGCAGGCCGAGGAGGTGCGCTACATCGTCGAGCACAGCGGCGCCGAGGTGCTGCTGGTCGACCCCGAGCTCGCCCCCACCCTGGACGGCGTGGGAGCGCGGCACCGGTTCGTGCTCGGCGAGGACTACGACACCGGGCTGCTGCGACCGGACGCCGAGCCGCGCCCCTGGGCCGAGCCCGACGAGGACGCCACCGCCACGATCAACTACACCAGCGGGACGACGGCGCGGCCCAAGGGCGTGCAGCTGACCCACCGCAACGTCTGGCTCAACGCGGTCACGTTCGGCATGCACATGCAGGTCAGCGATCGCGACGTCTACCTGCACACGCTGCCGATGTTCCACTGCAACGGCTGGGGCCTGCTCTACACGGTGGCCGGACTGGGCGGCACCCAGGTGGTGCTGCGCAAGGTCGACGGCGCGGAGATCCTCCGCCGCGTCGAGGAGCACGGCGTCACCCTGATGGCCGGGGCACCGGCGGTGTGGAACGCGGTGCTCGACGCGGCCGCCGAGTGGGACGGCCCGGTGCCCGGGCGCGACCAGGTGCGGATCGTCGTCGCGGGCGCACCGCCGCCGTCCCGGACCATCGCCCGGGTCGAGGAGGAGCTGGGCTGGCAGTTCAACCAGATCTACGGCCTCACCGAGACCTCCCCGCTGCTCACGGTCAACCGGCCCCGCGCCGAGTACGACGGCCTGGACCCCGAGGAGCGTGCCCGGGCGCTGTCCCGGGCCGGGGCGCCGGCGCTGGGCACCCGGATCACCACCAGCGAGAGCGGCGAGGTGCTGGCGCGGGGCAACACCGTGCTGGCCGGCTATTGGGCGAACCCGCAGGCCTCGGCCGATGCGCTGGACGGCGGCTGGTTCCACACCGGGGACGGCGGCACGGTCGACGCCGAGGGGGTGCTGACCATCTCCGACCGGAAGAAGGACGTGATCATCACCGGCGGGGAGAACGTCTCCTCCATCGAGGTGGAGGACGCCGTCTTCAGCCACCCCGCGGTGGCCGAGGTCGCGGTGATCGGGGTGCCCGACGAGAAGTGGGGCGAGATGGTCACCGCCCTGGTGGTGCTCGCCGAGGGCGCGGAGACCACCGAGGGCGAGATCATCGCGCACTGCCGTGCCCGGCTGGCCGGCTACAAGGCACCCAAGCGGGTGGAGTTCCGCCCGGCCATCCCGCGCACCGCCACCGGGAAGGTGCAGAAGTTCAAGCTCCGCGAGGCGTTCTGGGAGGGGCAGGACCGCAAGGTCCACTGA
- a CDS encoding ABC transporter ATP-binding protein — protein sequence MTAVDERVEGEAVRGKAPLLRARDLVQEFPVRAAGGVKGGVVHAVSNVSFDICAGETLGVVGETGSGKSTLARSVIQAPRPKSGTVEFQGQDLMTLKRGDLKDARRQMQMVYQDPFGSLNPRWRVTELVEEPMIGYGAGNADWRRARVAELLDLVGLDPTSYGRRRPHELSGGQAQRVAIARAIALNPALVICDEAVSSLDVLIQAQVLNLFEKLRRELDLAYLFISHDLALVKQVSDRVAVMYLGQLAEVGPAEQMYREPLHPYTAALLDSIPRVDAATGRAHRPTVLPGEPPSPIDPPSGCRFRTRCPKAEQRCADEAPQLRELRPAHQVACHFPLAGLEESLRRPAGATAVGGPAAG from the coding sequence ATGACCGCCGTCGACGAGCGCGTGGAGGGCGAGGCGGTGCGCGGCAAGGCGCCGCTGCTGCGCGCCCGGGACCTGGTGCAGGAGTTCCCGGTCCGGGCCGCGGGCGGGGTCAAGGGCGGCGTCGTCCACGCGGTGTCGAACGTGTCCTTCGACATCTGCGCCGGGGAGACCCTCGGCGTGGTGGGGGAGACCGGCTCGGGGAAGTCGACGCTGGCCCGGTCGGTGATCCAGGCGCCCCGGCCCAAGTCGGGCACCGTGGAGTTCCAGGGCCAGGACCTGATGACGCTCAAGCGGGGCGACCTCAAGGACGCCCGCCGGCAGATGCAGATGGTCTACCAGGACCCGTTCGGCTCGCTGAACCCGCGCTGGCGGGTCACCGAGCTGGTCGAGGAGCCGATGATCGGCTACGGCGCGGGCAACGCCGACTGGCGGCGCGCCCGGGTGGCGGAGCTGCTGGACCTGGTCGGCCTCGACCCCACCTCGTACGGCCGGCGCCGGCCGCACGAGCTCTCCGGTGGTCAGGCCCAGCGGGTGGCGATCGCCCGCGCGATCGCGCTGAACCCGGCGCTGGTCATCTGCGACGAGGCGGTCTCCTCCCTCGACGTGCTCATCCAGGCGCAGGTGCTCAACCTGTTCGAGAAGCTGCGCCGGGAGCTGGACCTCGCCTACCTGTTCATCAGCCACGACCTGGCCCTGGTGAAGCAGGTCAGCGACCGGGTGGCGGTGATGTACCTGGGGCAGCTGGCCGAGGTGGGGCCGGCCGAGCAGATGTACCGGGAGCCGCTGCACCCCTACACGGCGGCGCTGCTGGACTCGATCCCGCGGGTCGACGCCGCCACCGGCCGGGCGCACCGGCCGACGGTGCTGCCCGGGGAGCCGCCGTCGCCGATCGACCCGCCCAGCGGGTGCCGGTTCCGCACCCGCTGCCCGAAGGCGGAGCAGCGCTGCGCGGACGAGGCGCCGCAGCTGCGGGAGCTGCGCCCCGCACACCAGGTCGCCTGCCACTTCCCGCTCGCCGGGCTGGAGGAGAGCCTGCGCCGTCCGGCCGGTGCAACCGCGGTCGGCGGGCCGGCGGCCGGTTGA